The genomic segment GTTCCGCCTGAAGCACACCGTCCGAACGGTTATGGCGAGCCGCACGTATCAGCTCGCCGCGGTCGCCCGCGACCCGGGGACGATGAGCGACGACCTGCACCACTCGCACGCGCTGGTGCAGCCGCTCGAAGCGGAGCAACTGCTCGACGCGCTCTCCCAGGTGACCGGCGTGCCGGTTCCGTTCCGGGGCTACCCGCTCGGGATGCGTGCCAACCAGATCCCGGCCCCGCCGCAGACCGGGCGCCGCGGGTTCGACGGCATGGGCGAGCGCTTCCTGAAAGCCTTCGGCAAGCCGGAGCGGCTGCTCACCTGCGAGTGCGAGCGCAACGACGACCCGGGCCTGCTGCAAGCGTTCCAGCTCATCACCGGCGACCTGATGAACGCCCTCGTGAAGAGCCCCAACAACCGACTCGGCACGATGCTCGCCGCGGGCGCATCGGATAGCGAGATGTTGGAGGAGTTCTACCTCGCGGCGCTGTGCCGCCCGCCGACCGCGACCGAATCGAAGAAGCTGCTCGCGTACCTGAGCGCCGCCGCGGACCGCCGTGCGGCGTGGGAGGACGTGCTCTGGGCGCTCCTCAACAGTAAGGAGTTTCTGCTGCGGAGGTAGACGCTCGGCCCCGCGGCCGTCACGCCACCGGACAGACGACTTTTCGTTCGAGCGGGCTTCTCCAGCAAGGAATGCCGACATCTCTTACGGACGCTCGAACCCGACAGTTCGTTCCAGACGCAGTGAGCCGCGTCCCCGCAGCGGGGACGCGGCCGTCCCACAAACACACCGGGCCGACCGGCGTTCGGAAACTGTTTTCGTCTTTCCCGCGCGGGAGAGGGCGGCGAGTCTGAAGACCGGGCAGGGGCCTTCGCTACACAACTCCGGCCGCTTCAACGCCGCATTCGGGATTCAAAAGTGACAATATCTTACTGTTCGACAATTGGCATGTTGAAGCAAAATCGAACCCGTTAATCCTGTAGCGCGTGGCTCACGCCACGAGGACGTGACCGGCACCGAGTGCTGCGTGGTAAGGGGGGTAATCTCGTCCGCACGGACCGTTTGCCCACGCTGTTCGAGTCCCGTGGCGAAAAAATGACGCGGCGCAAACTGTTAGCCGCGGTACACAATCGTTATCGTTCTCGCAGTCGCCCGTCGGTCCGCGGCCGGGCTCGAACGGAGTCCGGCGCCGGCGCCCGGCCCGTTCGCCCGAAATCCGCTATCGCGTTTCGAGGGACACGGCATGATCGGCTCATTCTGGCGCCGGTGGTTGGCCCAGCGCCCCGCTCCGCTCCGCCGGCCGCGACCGGCGCTCCGACCCCGGGTCGAAGCGCTCGAGTGTCGGTGCGTACCCGCGACACTCGTGGTGGACCCGAGCGTACCGTCGGATTACCAGAACATCAGTGCCGCCGTTGCCGCGGCGAACACGGGCGACATCATCCAGGTCGCGGCCGGTACCTACAGCGGCGTTAACGATCTGGACTTAACGCTCAACAAGGCGATCACCATCGAGTCCGCCAACGGCGCCGCGAGCACGATCATCGACTGCTCGGCGAGTAATTTCGCCATCGTGAACGCCGACTGCACCATTCAGGGCTTCACGTTTAAAAATGCCAACAGTAGCGACCTCAGCGTGATTTCCGTCCAAATCTCTTGCACGATCACCGGATGCGCGTTCGAGAACGACACGAATCTTGGCGGCAACGGTGCCGCGTTCGAGCTGACCGGTGGCACGAGCACCATCAGCAACTGCACCTTCGATCACTGTGCCGGGGCCGGGGCGATCAGCGCGAGGGGGGGCAGCGCCGACATCAGCAGTTGCACGTTCACCAACGGCAACGGCCAGAATGGCGGCGCGGGCGGCGGCGGAGCGATCAACCTGAACAACGGAAACGTCACCATCACCGGGTCCACCTTCACCGGCAACACCGGGGGCAATCAAGCCGGTGGCGTGTTTTTCTGGCGCAACGGTGCTCTTACGGTCACCCTGTCCACGTTCACCAACAACACTGCCTCCTACGGCGGCGTCATTCTGGAGGGCGCCCAGGGCATCGACTCGCCCGCTTCGTTTTCGCAATGTACGTTCAGCGGCAACTCGGCGACCATCGCCGGCGGTGTCGCCTCCCTGGAAGCCGGCTCGTCCGGCACCACGACGTTTACCGCGACCAACTGCCTCTTCCTCAACAACAGCGCGCCCGAAGGTGCCGTCATCGACGCGAAAACGGCCGGCGCCTACCCCAACGTCGCCAACGTTATCAACTCGAGCTTCTACGGAAACCAGGCGACCGGCGGCGGGAACGGCACGATCAGCGGCGGGGCCACCTCCACGGTCAACGTCACCAACAGCATCCTCTATGGCGACCTGTCGCCCGTGGAGATCTCGACGGCCGATCCGCCGGCCGCGGTCCACATCGATCACACGGACATCCAGGGCGGTCACGCGGGCACCGGCAACCTCAACGCCGACCCGTTGTACGTCAACCCGGTCGGAGGGGACCTGCGCGTTCAGGGCAATTCGCCGGCCGTCAACGCCGGCACGACCGGCACCGGAATTCCCGCGGCCGATTTTCTCGGCACCGCCCGGGACCCGCAGCCCGATCTGGGGGCCTACGAATACGTCCTGACGGTCACCACCGGCGCGATCGCCACCACGCAATACAGCGCGTTCACCGGTGCGGTAGCGACCTTCACCGATTCGACCTCTATGACGGCGGCCGTCAGCGCCTTCACCGCCACGATCGATTGGGGCGACGGAACGGGCACGTCCGCCGGAACGGTGACCCAACCCGGCGGGGCGGGCACGCCGTACGTCGTATCGGGGACCCACACGTACACCACGTTCGGCCCCGAGACCCTCACCGTGACGGTCGCGGCCGTGACCACACTGGGTTCGGGAACGAGCGGGATCACCGTCAACCAGGACGTGGTCACCCATTTCGTGGTGACCGCGCCGACCGCGGGCACGGCGGGCACCGCCTTCGGCTTCACCGTTACCGCCGCGGACGCGGCCGGCAGCACCGTGCCGGGTTACACCGGAACCGTCCACTTCACCAGTTCGGACGGCCGCGCGGTGCTGCCGGGCGACGGCACCTTGACCAACGGGAGCGGTACGTTTACCGCGACCCTGAACTCGGCGGGCCAGCAGACGATTTCCGCCGCAGACACGGTGACCTCTTCCGTCGCCGGCAGCACCGGTTCGATCGGCGTCGCCCCCGTCGTCACGGCCAGTACCGCCGGCCTGGCCGCCGACACCCCCGAGATCGTGATCCACGGCTCCGGCTTCGATCCGAACGTTGCGAACGACCGTGTCGCCTTCAACAACGGCGCCGCCGGTACGGTCACCGCCGCCAGCCCGACCGCGCTCACCGTGACCCTTACCACGCGCCCGGCCGGCGTCGGCGGCCTGACCGCCATCGTCACCGTCGACACGATCGACAGCGGCCCCGCCGTGCAGGTCGCCACGGTGACGCCCGTCGCCTACACGCCGACGGTCGCCGTCGCGTTCGGACCGCTCGGAGAGGTGCTGGAGGTCGTCGACTCGGCGGGCGTGCTGACGCAGTACGACGCGACCGGGGCGCACGTGATCAGCGGCGGCGTGCGGGGCGCGAGCGTGGCGTTCGAGCCGACCGGCGAGGTGCTGCTGGTGACGTTCCGGACCGGCGCTCTGGTGCGGTACGATCCCACCGGCACGTACGTGTTGAACACCAGCGGGGTACAGAGCGCGAGCTTGACGTACGGGCCGTTCGGGGAGGCGGGTGAGGTCGTTGATTCGACGGGTCAACTGACCCGGTACGACGCGGCGGGGGCTCACGCCCTCGCTGGCGGGGTGTCGAGCGCGAGTCTGGCACAAACCCCGTTCGGGGAGGTGCTGTTCGTCACGTACCGGGACGGCTCACTGGTGAAGTACGATGCGACGGGGGCTCACGCCGTCGCTGGCGGGGTGTCGAGCGCGAGTCTGGCGCGGGTGGAACCGGCCGGCGAAGTGCTGTACGTCCTCTACCTGGACGGCTCACTGGTGAGGTACGACGCGCGGGGCGCTCGTCCCCTTGGCACGGTCGCGTGAGCGGCGCCCTCCGTTGCCGGCGCGGGGGGGGCGTGAGCCGTCGCCACGGGTAAAAGTTGGCCGTAGGGCCGCCGTCGGCGGTAGCCAGATTGGTCACCGGCGCGTGCAGGGGGAACGACGCCTTTCACGGCGTCGCCGCTTCTGGGGTCGCCGCCGGCCCGTGCGGCTTCGCGCACACCTCTTCGGCCTGACCGCGTGTGAGCAACTTGTCGCGCTCGTCGGCGCGGCGGTTGAACCACGCCGCCACCAGCAACACGCTGTCCACGGCCACGTCCGACAGCTCCGCCGATGCGGGGTGATCGGTGAACGTGGCCGCGAGCAGGTTCGTCACCTGCGGCGCCGACTCCGGGGCCGGCGGGAAGCACACCGCTTGCACCTCACCGCGGTGGATCAGGTACCACCGAACGCGGTTATCGTGCCCGACGAGCGGGTAGACGAACGAGTTCCGGTCGCGGGCCTGCCGCAGTAGGCCGAGGCGGTCGTCGAGCCACTGCACCGCTTGCAACTTGTCGCGCAGCGACATCGCCTTCTCGAACTCGAGCGCCGCGGACGCGGCCTCCATCTGCTCGCGGAGCGTCTTCAGGATGGACCGGTTGCGGCCGTCGAGAAACGCCTTCGCGCCGCGCACGCCGGCGCCGTAGTCCTTGCGCGTGCACGCGCCGGCGCACGGTCCGCTGCACGTGCCGAGTTCGAACCGCATGCACTTCGCGGCGCGGTCGTGCTCGAACAGCTCGCCCTGTTCGGCGAAGTTCATCGCCACCGTTTGCGGGCAGTCGCGGAGCTTGAACCAGTGGTTGAGTCGGCGGGCGCCGTCTTCGGACTGGGTCCGGCGCACGAACGGGCCGTAGATGCCCTGTTCCTTGCCGGTCGGGGTCTTGGTGACGTACACGTACGGGGCCGGCGTTTTACCGATGCAGATGTAGTGGTGCCGCTGGAACCCGGGCACGCCGAGGACGTTGAACTTCGGCCGGAGCCGCTGGATCAGTTCCAGTTCGCGCAGGAGCGCCGCGAACTCGTCGCCCGTCTGCTCCCAGAGCAGCCGCCGCGTCTGGCCGATGATCTTACCGGCCTTCGGGTCGCGGCTGTTCTCGCGGAAGTACGACAGCAGCCGGCAGCGGAGGCTCTTCGCCTTGCCGACGTAGATGAGGCGGTCGCGGCCGTCGAGCATCCCGTACACGCCGGGCGCCTTCGGGGCGTGCTCCTTCACCCCGCGCTTGAGGCGGCTGACCCGCTTCCCGACGATCACGCGGGCGGGCGGCTCCTCGTCCGCCGGGCGGAAGCGGCTCGGCCCGAAGCCGTCGAAGTCGTCGCCCGCGAACAGGCGCGGCTGGCGTTTCTTCCCGTCCGTGGGTGTTCGGCTCATGAGGTGCGTTTTCGCCGCTTGTGGGTCGTGGTGTACGCGAGTATTCTACCCCTGGGCGGCGGTCGAGAGAACGGCGAATTCGAGTCGGGCGGGTGGCGCGAGCAAGGCGCCCGCGCTCGTTAACCGCGAATCGGGACACGCGAGTAACGGAGAGGTCGATGAAGGTCCGGTTGTTCGCCGCGGGCGCCCTCGCTGCGCTGATCGGTCTGACGGCGCCGCGGTCCGGCCCCGCGGCCGACACGTCGTCCATTTATGAAACGCTCAAACTGATGCAGAACCACACGGTGCTGTTCGTCGCGACGACCGAGGCGAAGGAGGCCGAGACGCTGAAGGGCGACGGGCCGCACACCCTGTTCGCGCCGACCGACGCCGCGTTCAAAAGGCTCGACGACGCGACCATCAAGAAGATCGCCACCGATAAAGACACGGTGAAGCAGCTCCTCCGCTCGCACCTGGTTTCGGGTAAGCGCATGGCGGCCGATTTGAAGAAGCTCGACGGAATGGACCTGCGGACGCTTCGCGGCAACGCGCTCAAGGTGGAAGACGCGAAGGACGGCCTGCGGGTCGGCGGGGCAAAACTCGTGGACGCGGACATTCGGTGCAGCAACGGGGTGATCCACGTCATCGACACCGTGCTGCCCGTGACGAAGTGAAAACGACGCACCCGCCGCGGCCCTTGGGGCCGCGGCGGGTGCGAGTGGGTCCGCGCGATCCGTCAAGTCAGTTCCGGGTTCACTTCGACGCGGTTGAGGAGCGTGCGGGCGCCGAGGACCGGCCGAACGGTTTCCTGCGCCATCTGTTTGAGGTAGTAGCTCGACACGCGCCCCGTGATGACGACCTGGGTACTGTCAGCGGTCACAACCAGCCGACGGAGCTGGCCGAGGGGGCTGCTCGTGAGGGCATCGGCGGGCTCGGGGGAGAGAACCGGACAGGTGGTCATGGCGTCGCTCCTGCGGGGGGGCCTTGGACGATGCACAGAACCGAGAAGGTTCACGGAAGGCCGGAGGGGCGTCGGCTGCCGCGGGGTCGGGATGGCTCCGACAATGGAATTTTTGGCAAGAGGGGCGTGAGTCCGTCCAGGTTGCCGAGCGAGTCGGAAGCATCCATTTCCACACGGGATCGTATCCTCCCGAAAAATGGGTTGCAACGATTTTTCGCATTTTCCTCAATTTTCTCACACTTGATGCGGTCACGCTTCGGGCATAGACTTCCGCCGCTGCCGCCCCTTGTGGGTGTCCGGATTTCGTGCCGAAAAGAACCGAGCCCCCGTCCCGAAGTACGAGTCGGGCTGCGCACCACCGACAGTCACCGGAGCCCACATGGCGAACACGCACGAGCACCTGGAACACGCCGAACACGCCGAGCACAACTCCCACGACCCGTTCAACCAGCGCGTCGCGGTGTCGAT from the Frigoriglobus tundricola genome contains:
- a CDS encoding UvrB/UvrC motif-containing protein, translating into MSRTPTDGKKRQPRLFAGDDFDGFGPSRFRPADEEPPARVIVGKRVSRLKRGVKEHAPKAPGVYGMLDGRDRLIYVGKAKSLRCRLLSYFRENSRDPKAGKIIGQTRRLLWEQTGDEFAALLRELELIQRLRPKFNVLGVPGFQRHHYICIGKTPAPYVYVTKTPTGKEQGIYGPFVRRTQSEDGARRLNHWFKLRDCPQTVAMNFAEQGELFEHDRAAKCMRFELGTCSGPCAGACTRKDYGAGVRGAKAFLDGRNRSILKTLREQMEAASAALEFEKAMSLRDKLQAVQWLDDRLGLLRQARDRNSFVYPLVGHDNRVRWYLIHRGEVQAVCFPPAPESAPQVTNLLAATFTDHPASAELSDVAVDSVLLVAAWFNRRADERDKLLTRGQAEEVCAKPHGPAATPEAATP
- a CDS encoding beta strand repeat-containing protein gives rise to the protein MIGSFWRRWLAQRPAPLRRPRPALRPRVEALECRCVPATLVVDPSVPSDYQNISAAVAAANTGDIIQVAAGTYSGVNDLDLTLNKAITIESANGAASTIIDCSASNFAIVNADCTIQGFTFKNANSSDLSVISVQISCTITGCAFENDTNLGGNGAAFELTGGTSTISNCTFDHCAGAGAISARGGSADISSCTFTNGNGQNGGAGGGGAINLNNGNVTITGSTFTGNTGGNQAGGVFFWRNGALTVTLSTFTNNTASYGGVILEGAQGIDSPASFSQCTFSGNSATIAGGVASLEAGSSGTTTFTATNCLFLNNSAPEGAVIDAKTAGAYPNVANVINSSFYGNQATGGGNGTISGGATSTVNVTNSILYGDLSPVEISTADPPAAVHIDHTDIQGGHAGTGNLNADPLYVNPVGGDLRVQGNSPAVNAGTTGTGIPAADFLGTARDPQPDLGAYEYVLTVTTGAIATTQYSAFTGAVATFTDSTSMTAAVSAFTATIDWGDGTGTSAGTVTQPGGAGTPYVVSGTHTYTTFGPETLTVTVAAVTTLGSGTSGITVNQDVVTHFVVTAPTAGTAGTAFGFTVTAADAAGSTVPGYTGTVHFTSSDGRAVLPGDGTLTNGSGTFTATLNSAGQQTISAADTVTSSVAGSTGSIGVAPVVTASTAGLAADTPEIVIHGSGFDPNVANDRVAFNNGAAGTVTAASPTALTVTLTTRPAGVGGLTAIVTVDTIDSGPAVQVATVTPVAYTPTVAVAFGPLGEVLEVVDSAGVLTQYDATGAHVISGGVRGASVAFEPTGEVLLVTFRTGALVRYDPTGTYVLNTSGVQSASLTYGPFGEAGEVVDSTGQLTRYDAAGAHALAGGVSSASLAQTPFGEVLFVTYRDGSLVKYDATGAHAVAGGVSSASLARVEPAGEVLYVLYLDGSLVRYDARGARPLGTVA
- a CDS encoding fasciclin domain-containing protein; translation: MKVRLFAAGALAALIGLTAPRSGPAADTSSIYETLKLMQNHTVLFVATTEAKEAETLKGDGPHTLFAPTDAAFKRLDDATIKKIATDKDTVKQLLRSHLVSGKRMAADLKKLDGMDLRTLRGNALKVEDAKDGLRVGGAKLVDADIRCSNGVIHVIDTVLPVTK
- a CDS encoding BON domain-containing protein; translation: MTTCPVLSPEPADALTSSPLGQLRRLVVTADSTQVVITGRVSSYYLKQMAQETVRPVLGARTLLNRVEVNPELT